A genomic region of Caldicellulosiruptor acetigenus contains the following coding sequences:
- a CDS encoding nucleotidyltransferase family protein, with protein sequence MINAVILAGSDKNKSGTPYECKALIKIGEKYLIEYVLDAVCSSKHISRRVVVGPVQLKEFLILKYPQVEFVEEDTSIMRNAKKAIEFLNDDKKILFLTADLPFITAEAIDHFIEESIKSGADICYPIVEKSINDEKYPQMKRTYGTVKEGTFTGGNAIIITPSVFEKCYSLAEKLVEKRKNPIAMARLIGPTILLLFLTKRLSIQKVEKRVSKVFKVKAKAIISTYPELGQDVDKDSDLVVAKFYLEKKR encoded by the coding sequence ATGATAAATGCTGTAATACTTGCTGGATCTGATAAAAACAAATCAGGTACTCCTTATGAGTGCAAGGCATTGATAAAGATAGGAGAAAAATATTTAATAGAGTATGTGCTTGATGCAGTATGCAGCTCCAAGCATATTTCGCGCAGAGTTGTTGTAGGCCCAGTTCAGCTAAAAGAATTTTTAATTTTAAAGTATCCACAGGTTGAATTTGTTGAAGAAGACACCTCAATAATGAGAAATGCCAAAAAAGCGATAGAATTTTTGAACGATGACAAAAAAATCTTATTTTTAACTGCAGACCTGCCCTTTATTACCGCTGAGGCGATAGATCATTTTATCGAAGAGTCGATAAAATCAGGTGCAGATATCTGTTATCCTATTGTTGAAAAGAGCATAAACGATGAGAAATACCCTCAGATGAAAAGGACATATGGAACTGTGAAAGAAGGAACATTTACTGGTGGTAATGCCATTATAATAACTCCATCAGTATTTGAAAAGTGCTATTCACTTGCCGAAAAGCTTGTGGAAAAGCGAAAAAATCCTATTGCCATGGCGCGGCTAATAGGGCCTACCATTTTGTTGCTTTTTTTAACCAAGAGACTTTCAATCCAGAAAGTTGAAAAAAGGGTATCTAAGGTTTTTAAGGTTAAAGCTAAAGCTATCATCTCTACATATCCTGAATTGGGGCAGGATGTAGATAAAGACTCTGACCTTGTGGTGGCAAAGTTCTATCTTGAAAAAAAGAGGTAG
- a CDS encoding DUF1858 domain-containing protein, translating into MPRITTDTIIADVLRIDRGTIPIFLNNGLHCLGCPSAQGESIEEACALHGIDAQKLVDELNEYLKSKGLLDE; encoded by the coding sequence ATGCCAAGAATTACAACAGATACAATAATTGCAGATGTATTGAGAATTGATAGAGGGACCATTCCAATATTTTTGAACAATGGTCTTCACTGTTTGGGTTGCCCTTCTGCTCAAGGGGAAAGCATTGAAGAGGCATGTGCGCTTCATGGAATAGATGCGCAAAAGCTTGTAGACGAGCTAAACGAGTATCTCAAGAGCAAAGGCCTTTTGGATGAATAA
- the rpmG gene encoding 50S ribosomal protein L33: protein MAAKGARMIIHLECTECKNRNYTTEKNKKNDPDRLELKKYCKFCRRHTIHRETK, encoded by the coding sequence ATGGCAGCAAAAGGTGCAAGAATGATAATTCATCTTGAATGTACTGAGTGTAAAAACAGGAATTACACGACAGAAAAGAATAAGAAGAATGACCCAGATAGACTTGAGCTTAAAAAGTACTGCAAGTTTTGTCGAAGACACACCATCCATAGAGAAACTAAATAG
- the secE gene encoding preprotein translocase subunit SecE, whose product MVEKKKVEKVVAKPQVNKKKLSFKEWWAKTVKFFRDVRIEMKKVVWPSQKQVVKHTIVVLTFTLFFTVFILLADLIYDQLIFKLLLKIK is encoded by the coding sequence ATGGTGGAGAAGAAAAAGGTGGAAAAGGTAGTTGCAAAACCTCAAGTGAACAAAAAGAAGTTGAGTTTTAAAGAATGGTGGGCAAAAACTGTAAAATTTTTTAGAGATGTTAGAATAGAGATGAAGAAGGTTGTATGGCCTTCTCAAAAACAGGTGGTAAAGCACACAATTGTAGTGTTGACATTTACACTGTTTTTCACAGTGTTCATTTTGCTTGCTGACCTTATATATGACCAGCTTATCTTCAAACTTTTATTGAAGATAAAATAA
- the nusG gene encoding transcription termination/antitermination protein NusG translates to MSDKRAKWYVVHTYAGYENKVKANLEKIIENRNLSDRILDIRIPTELVTEIKDGKKIVKEKKKFPSYVLIKAVMDNEIWYTIRNVRGVTGFVGPESKPTPLTDEEIEAMGIKEEVVEVFDIEVGDNVKVVSGPFTDFYGPVVEINRERKKVKVMLNLFGRETPVEFDYHQVERL, encoded by the coding sequence ATGAGCGATAAAAGAGCAAAATGGTATGTTGTCCATACCTATGCAGGCTATGAAAATAAAGTAAAAGCTAATTTAGAAAAAATAATTGAAAATAGAAATTTGTCTGATAGAATCTTAGACATAAGGATTCCCACAGAACTTGTCACTGAAATTAAAGATGGAAAGAAGATTGTAAAGGAAAAAAAGAAATTTCCTTCGTATGTGTTAATCAAAGCTGTAATGGACAATGAGATATGGTACACCATAAGAAATGTCAGAGGCGTGACTGGTTTTGTGGGTCCTGAATCCAAACCCACACCTCTTACAGATGAAGAAATAGAAGCGATGGGTATCAAGGAAGAGGTTGTGGAGGTATTTGACATTGAAGTTGGTGACAATGTGAAGGTTGTATCTGGTCCGTTCACTGACTTTTATGGGCCAGTTGTTGAGATAAACAGAGAACGAAAAAAGGTAAAAGTAATGCTCAACCTATTTGGGAGAGAAACTCCTGTAGAATTTGATTACCACCAAGTAGAAAGATTATAA
- the rplK gene encoding 50S ribosomal protein L11: MAKKVLTQIKLQIPAGKATPAPPVGPALGQHGVNIMQFCKEFNERTAKDAGLIIPVVITVYSDRSFTFITKTPPASVLLKKAAGIESGSPKPNKQKVATLKRDVIRKIAEQKMPDLTAASLEAAMRTIEGTAKSMGIVVED, translated from the coding sequence ATGGCAAAGAAGGTATTAACACAAATAAAGCTTCAAATTCCAGCAGGCAAGGCAACACCAGCACCACCAGTTGGACCTGCATTGGGTCAGCATGGTGTTAATATTATGCAGTTTTGCAAAGAGTTTAATGAAAGAACAGCGAAAGATGCTGGATTGATTATTCCAGTTGTTATAACTGTTTATTCTGATAGGTCTTTTACATTCATTACAAAGACGCCTCCAGCATCAGTTCTGTTGAAGAAAGCTGCGGGAATTGAAAGCGGGTCTCCAAAGCCAAACAAGCAAAAGGTAGCTACATTAAAAAGAGATGTTATCAGAAAGATTGCTGAACAAAAGATGCCAGACTTGACTGCTGCATCTTTGGAGGCTGCTATGAGAACCATTGAAGGTACTGCAAAGAGCATGGGAATTGTGGTTGAAGACTAA
- the rplA gene encoding 50S ribosomal protein L1 codes for MFRGKKYQEVAKLVDKTKLYDPEEAIELALKTSYAKFDETVEVHVRLNVDPRHADQQVRGTVVLPNGTGKNVRVLVFAKGDKAKEAEEAGADYVGAEELVAKIQNEGWTDFDVCIATPDMMGLVGRLGKILGPKGLMPNPKSGTVTMDVAKAVKEAKAGRVEFRLDKTAIIHCPIGKVSFGKEKLLENYRTLMDAIIKARPAAAKGQFIKSITVATTMGPGIKINPLKPL; via the coding sequence ATGTTCAGAGGTAAGAAATATCAAGAAGTCGCAAAACTTGTCGATAAAACAAAGCTTTATGACCCGGAAGAAGCAATTGAACTTGCATTAAAAACATCTTATGCAAAGTTTGACGAGACGGTTGAAGTTCATGTAAGATTAAACGTTGATCCAAGACATGCTGATCAACAGGTAAGAGGCACTGTGGTTTTGCCGAACGGTACAGGTAAAAACGTAAGAGTTTTAGTTTTTGCAAAAGGTGACAAGGCAAAAGAAGCAGAAGAAGCAGGAGCAGATTATGTAGGTGCAGAAGAGCTTGTTGCAAAGATTCAAAATGAAGGCTGGACAGACTTTGATGTATGTATTGCAACACCCGATATGATGGGTTTGGTGGGAAGACTTGGTAAGATTTTAGGTCCTAAAGGTTTGATGCCAAACCCAAAATCAGGGACTGTAACAATGGATGTTGCAAAAGCTGTGAAAGAAGCAAAAGCTGGTAGAGTTGAATTTAGGCTTGACAAGACAGCTATAATCCACTGTCCAATTGGCAAGGTTTCATTTGGTAAAGAGAAACTTCTTGAAAACTATAGAACACTAATGGATGCAATCATCAAAGCAAGACCAGCTGCTGCAAAAGGACAGTTTATAAAAAGCATCACAGTAGCAACAACAATGGGACCTGGAATTAAAATAAATCCATTAAAACCGTTATAA
- the rplJ gene encoding 50S ribosomal protein L10, whose product MAKSRAVKEQLLNEYKEKLSKAKAGVIVCNHGITVEQDTALRKKLREAGIEYKVVKKTLFTFAVRENNLSELEQFFEGPIAVAFSYDDPVKVAKVLKEGAKDLEKLEIRGGFIEGKVISAKEVDALSKLPSREELVAKMLGGLNAPMSGLVYVLSGTIRKLVLALDAIAKKQSA is encoded by the coding sequence TTGGCAAAGTCAAGAGCGGTAAAAGAGCAACTTTTAAATGAGTACAAGGAAAAGCTGTCCAAAGCAAAAGCTGGTGTGATTGTTTGCAATCATGGAATTACCGTCGAACAGGACACAGCGCTCAGAAAGAAGCTAAGAGAAGCAGGAATTGAGTACAAGGTTGTAAAAAAGACTTTGTTTACCTTTGCTGTAAGGGAAAATAATCTTTCTGAACTTGAGCAGTTCTTTGAAGGACCTATTGCCGTTGCATTTTCATACGACGACCCTGTAAAGGTTGCAAAGGTATTAAAAGAAGGCGCAAAAGACCTTGAAAAGTTAGAAATAAGAGGCGGATTTATTGAAGGCAAAGTAATTTCTGCAAAAGAGGTTGACGCACTTTCCAAACTTCCGTCAAGAGAAGAGCTTGTTGCAAAGATGCTTGGTGGCTTGAATGCGCCAATGTCTGGTCTTGTATATGTACTTTCTGGTACAATTAGGAAGCTTGTTCTGGCACTCGATGCTATTGCTAAAAAGCAGAGTGCTTAA
- the rplL gene encoding 50S ribosomal protein L7/L12, which yields MASEKVQKLIEEIKTLTVLELSEMVKALEEEFGVTAAAPVAVAAAPVAGAQAAAPAAEEKTEFNVILADAGSDKIKVIKVVREITGLGLKEAKDLVDGAPKPIKENVSKEEAEQIKKKLEEVGAKVELK from the coding sequence ATGGCAAGCGAAAAGGTTCAAAAATTGATTGAAGAAATCAAAACATTGACAGTATTAGAGCTTTCTGAGATGGTAAAAGCTTTAGAAGAAGAGTTTGGCGTTACAGCAGCAGCTCCAGTTGCAGTTGCAGCAGCTCCAGTTGCTGGTGCTCAGGCAGCAGCTCCAGCTGCAGAAGAGAAGACAGAATTTAACGTTATTTTAGCAGACGCTGGTAGCGACAAGATCAAAGTTATCAAGGTAGTAAGAGAGATAACTGGTCTTGGATTGAAAGAGGCAAAGGACCTTGTTGACGGTGCTCCAAAGCCAATCAAAGAAAATGTTTCAAAAGAAGAAGCTGAGCAGATCAAGAAGAAACTTGAAGAAGTTGGAGCAAAAGTTGAACTCAAATAA
- a CDS encoding ABC transporter ATP-binding protein, translating into MSNSTKRLRIEEDEPITKPFNWSQFVRLLRYIKPYRRYFIYSLLLMMLATFYNLAGPYLIRLVIDFDIPQRNIHALLYKAVFYIVLTLLYVISLRVRTIFMTKLGNSVVSDIRMHLFIHLQKLSLNFFDSRPAGKIMVRVMNDVDSLSELLSNSILNVLVDTLSLWAIIVIMLSIDIKLSIVALGVLPLLILIIMILKNSIRTRWQDVRKKSSTLNAYIHESIQGMKITQAFVREEKNAEIFKMLNTTFKNTWMKAIRVNNLFWPTIEFTGTLSSVLIFLFGIWMMRKGYTTLGTIIAFSNYMGMFWQPINNISNFYNQLLVAMASTERIFEILDTQPDVQDTKDAYDLPPIRGEITFENVSFSYDEEKPVLKDVSFTIKAGETIALVGETGAGKTTIINLIARFYDPQKGRILIDGHDIKNVTLSSLRKQMGIMLQDTFIFSGTIADNIRYAKPDATMDEVIRAAKIVNAHEFIMKMENGYDTEVNERGSRLSIGQRQLIAFARALLADPKILILDEATSAVDTQTEVLIQQAIEKLTSGRTSIIIAHRLSTIRNADRIFVIHDGQIVEEGSHTQLLEKKGYYYNLYTSQFKYFEK; encoded by the coding sequence TTGAGCAATTCCACAAAAAGACTTAGAATTGAAGAAGATGAACCAATAACAAAACCTTTTAATTGGTCACAGTTTGTAAGACTTTTGAGATATATAAAGCCATATAGAAGGTACTTTATATACTCTCTTCTTCTGATGATGCTTGCTACATTCTACAACCTTGCCGGACCGTATTTGATAAGATTGGTTATTGACTTTGATATTCCCCAAAGAAATATCCATGCTCTTTTGTATAAGGCAGTTTTCTATATTGTACTTACTTTACTGTACGTAATAAGTCTTCGTGTAAGAACCATCTTTATGACAAAACTCGGCAACAGTGTGGTCTCAGATATTCGAATGCATCTTTTTATTCACCTTCAGAAACTATCTCTTAACTTTTTCGACAGTCGACCCGCAGGCAAAATAATGGTAAGGGTAATGAATGACGTGGATTCTTTATCAGAGCTTTTGTCTAATAGTATTTTAAATGTGCTGGTTGACACTTTAAGCCTTTGGGCTATCATAGTAATAATGCTTTCAATCGATATAAAACTATCCATTGTCGCACTTGGAGTGCTTCCTTTGTTAATCTTAATAATCATGATATTAAAAAACTCAATAAGAACAAGATGGCAAGATGTTAGAAAGAAATCTTCTACTCTCAATGCTTATATACATGAAAGCATACAAGGAATGAAAATAACTCAGGCTTTTGTCAGAGAAGAAAAAAATGCTGAAATTTTTAAGATGCTCAACACTACATTTAAAAATACATGGATGAAAGCAATCAGAGTAAACAATCTATTTTGGCCAACCATAGAATTCACTGGAACTCTTTCGAGCGTTCTCATATTTCTTTTTGGCATCTGGATGATGAGAAAGGGGTACACAACACTTGGCACAATCATAGCATTTTCTAATTATATGGGAATGTTCTGGCAACCTATTAACAATATATCTAACTTTTATAACCAGCTGCTGGTTGCAATGGCATCAACCGAACGTATATTTGAAATTCTCGATACTCAACCAGATGTTCAAGATACCAAAGATGCATATGACTTGCCACCAATTAGAGGTGAAATAACGTTTGAAAATGTTTCTTTTTCATACGACGAGGAAAAACCTGTTTTAAAAGATGTTTCATTTACTATTAAAGCTGGTGAGACAATTGCGCTTGTAGGCGAAACAGGTGCAGGAAAAACCACAATAATAAATCTTATTGCAAGGTTTTATGACCCTCAAAAGGGAAGGATCTTGATTGACGGGCATGACATTAAAAACGTAACTTTATCTTCTTTAAGAAAGCAAATGGGCATAATGCTTCAAGACACATTTATATTCTCTGGTACAATTGCAGATAATATTCGATATGCAAAACCTGATGCCACAATGGATGAAGTAATTAGGGCTGCAAAGATTGTAAATGCTCATGAGTTTATCATGAAAATGGAAAACGGATATGACACAGAGGTCAACGAAAGAGGAAGTCGCCTCTCTATCGGTCAAAGACAACTCATCGCATTTGCCAGAGCACTTTTAGCTGACCCAAAAATACTGATATTAGATGAAGCAACCTCAGCAGTAGACACTCAAACAGAGGTCTTAATCCAACAGGCTATAGAAAAGCTAACATCGGGCAGGACCTCAATTATTATAGCTCACAGACTGTCCACAATCAGAAATGCAGACAGGATATTTGTCATCCACGATGGACAAATTGTTGAAGAAGGCAGTCATACTCAGCTTCTTGAGAAGAAAGGTTATTATTATAATCTCTACACTTCACAGTTCAAATATTTTGAAAAATAA
- a CDS encoding ABC transporter ATP-binding protein, with translation MDNLKRLSPYFRKYKKFLILGFVLISISITLGMVNPYISKLIIDQVISKKKYHLLLPFVITMLSVSLVRGLIRYGHSLLFEKVSQNILYELRETLYNFLQRQTYEFYDKTRTGEIMARMTGDLEGIRMFFSTALALLAENILNFSISLTIMFILNVKLTLALLLSTPILLILVYVFDRTIRPEFIKIREKYSKLNTATQENITGIRVVKAFSQENFEIEKFSSANSEYKEQNITVGLIWGKFFPMIEAVTSLLVLIIFALGGFMVIKNLITVGTLMAFQGYLWAIIWPLRSLGWIISMVERANASCERVFGLLSTPVKIKGKPTPFEVKEGYVRFENVYFKHFGNLVLENINFEVKPKMKVAIMGPTGSGKSSVVNLIPRFYDVSSGRVLIDEIDVRDYDLKKLRSAISVIPQETFLFSDTIANNIAYGVENASLEDIINAAKLAQAHEFIMEFPDGYDTLVGERGIGLSGGQKQRIAIARALLKKPKILILDDATSAVDMETEYLISKALEEYFKDCTVFIIAHRISMVKDCDLILYLENGKIVEQGTHSELLAKKGRYYNIFVQQYKDILSTQKEGDRF, from the coding sequence GTGGACAACTTAAAAAGATTATCACCATATTTTCGAAAATATAAAAAATTTTTAATCCTTGGTTTTGTTCTCATTTCAATATCTATAACCCTTGGAATGGTAAATCCATATATCTCTAAACTGATAATTGACCAAGTAATTTCAAAGAAAAAGTATCATTTGCTTTTACCATTTGTCATCACAATGCTCAGTGTAAGCTTGGTGCGGGGTCTTATAAGATATGGTCACTCATTATTATTTGAAAAAGTATCCCAGAACATACTTTATGAACTAAGAGAAACGCTTTACAATTTTTTACAAAGACAGACCTATGAATTTTATGACAAAACTCGAACAGGAGAAATCATGGCACGCATGACAGGTGACTTGGAAGGAATTAGAATGTTTTTCTCCACTGCCTTAGCTCTGCTTGCCGAAAATATTTTGAACTTTTCGATATCCCTTACCATAATGTTCATTTTAAATGTAAAGCTTACACTTGCTTTGCTTCTCTCAACTCCGATATTGCTAATCTTGGTTTATGTTTTTGATAGAACCATAAGACCAGAATTTATTAAGATACGAGAAAAGTACTCAAAACTTAACACAGCGACTCAGGAAAATATTACAGGCATCAGAGTTGTAAAGGCTTTCTCACAAGAGAACTTTGAAATAGAGAAATTTTCGTCTGCCAACAGCGAATACAAAGAACAAAATATCACAGTGGGACTTATCTGGGGCAAATTCTTTCCTATGATTGAAGCAGTGACATCATTACTTGTACTGATTATTTTCGCACTGGGCGGTTTTATGGTAATTAAAAATTTAATTACAGTTGGAACACTTATGGCTTTTCAAGGATATCTTTGGGCTATAATTTGGCCTCTGAGGTCATTGGGATGGATTATAAGCATGGTGGAAAGAGCAAACGCTTCTTGCGAAAGAGTATTTGGATTGCTCAGTACACCTGTCAAAATCAAAGGAAAGCCAACTCCATTTGAAGTTAAAGAAGGGTATGTAAGGTTTGAAAACGTGTATTTCAAACACTTTGGAAATCTTGTCTTAGAAAATATCAATTTTGAAGTAAAACCTAAAATGAAGGTTGCTATAATGGGACCAACAGGTTCAGGAAAATCTTCTGTGGTAAATCTTATACCCCGTTTTTATGACGTATCAAGCGGAAGAGTACTAATAGACGAAATAGATGTAAGAGACTACGACCTTAAAAAGCTCAGAAGCGCAATCTCTGTAATTCCTCAAGAGACATTTTTGTTTTCTGACACTATTGCAAATAACATAGCATACGGCGTGGAAAATGCTTCTCTTGAAGATATCATAAACGCCGCAAAACTTGCTCAGGCACATGAGTTTATTATGGAATTCCCAGATGGATATGATACTCTTGTTGGAGAAAGAGGAATTGGCCTCTCAGGTGGTCAGAAACAGCGAATTGCAATAGCAAGAGCTCTTTTGAAAAAACCCAAGATATTGATCCTCGATGATGCAACATCAGCGGTTGATATGGAAACAGAATATTTGATAAGCAAAGCGTTAGAAGAATATTTCAAAGATTGTACCGTATTTATCATTGCTCATAGGATTTCAATGGTAAAAGACTGCGACTTGATACTTTACCTTGAAAATGGAAAGATTGTAGAACAAGGAACTCATAGTGAACTTTTAGCTAAAAAAGGCAGATATTATAATATATTTGTTCAGCAATACAAAGATATTCTGAGTACACAAAAAGAAGGTGATAGGTTTTGA
- a CDS encoding calcium-translocating P-type ATPase, PMCA-type: protein MVNNLKSFEKGLSLKEAEENLERFGINEIEIEKRKKPLSIFLDQFKDILVLILAVSTALSFLLGEFLDAIVIFFLIILNGTLGFIQEYKAERALESLKNYISYKAKVIRDGKLEVIEAKYVTVGDIVVIEEGDRIPADGVLVEGYSLKVDESILTGESIAVDKDVHTENKLYMGTYVVKGKGLMRVTSIGLNTKMGQIAKVLVETQETKTPLQVRLNQLGKILAVICIAICSVIVILGIIRKQNIYDMFMIGISLAVAAIPEGLPAVVTITLAIGVQRMAKKNALVRKLSSVETLGCVNVICSDKTGTLTENKMTVKRIETVDMSIEVEGTGYDLKGRILLNGRIVKNQLLDYIMMCAVNCNNAELEKIRNDLKTSGDPTEIALLVLAKKYKEYIKREEKVAEIPFDSNKRYMGVTVKYGDSSILFIKGAFESLIGRCKFYMCQDGTIKELTSYEKRIIAKKNELMCSAALRVLLMCMKFNSQDVDDMIFLGLVGMIDPPKRGVKLAISKARKAGVKTVMITGDHKLTAFAIARELGIAESFEEVVTGEELEKDEKFIEKNIDNISVFARVDPLCKLKIVRLLKRKENIVAMTGDGINDAPAVKEADIGIAMGISGSDVTKEAASMILLDDNYATIVHAIEEGRIIYDNIKKFVKYLLACNIGEVLIMLFTSILNLPIALLPMQILWVNLVTDGLPAAALSLSKGDEDLMRRPPRPKKESLFAGGLMQEIVLRGLSIGIFATLSFYLPLFKGYDLTTARTVAFATLVISQLIFAFECSTNKRNVFSMLFGNIYLLIAVISSFVLFLLVIYIPQLGIVFEVSPLKSLEWGIIIICSLFPSLLHNIFAKNI, encoded by the coding sequence ATGGTAAACAATCTTAAAAGCTTTGAAAAAGGGCTTTCTTTAAAAGAAGCTGAAGAGAATTTGGAAAGATTTGGTATAAACGAGATAGAGATTGAAAAAAGAAAAAAACCTCTTTCAATATTTTTAGACCAGTTCAAAGATATCCTGGTTCTGATTTTGGCTGTATCTACAGCTTTGTCATTTTTGCTCGGCGAATTTTTAGATGCTATTGTTATCTTTTTTCTTATAATTTTGAACGGAACATTGGGATTTATTCAGGAATACAAAGCCGAAAGAGCTTTAGAATCTTTAAAAAACTATATTTCCTACAAAGCAAAAGTTATAAGAGACGGAAAATTAGAAGTAATTGAAGCAAAATATGTAACAGTAGGAGACATTGTAGTAATTGAAGAGGGAGACAGAATTCCAGCAGATGGAGTATTAGTCGAAGGATATTCACTGAAGGTTGATGAGTCTATCTTAACAGGTGAGTCTATAGCCGTGGACAAGGATGTTCACACTGAAAATAAACTTTATATGGGTACGTACGTAGTCAAAGGAAAGGGTTTAATGAGGGTTACTTCAATAGGGCTTAACACCAAAATGGGGCAAATAGCAAAGGTACTGGTAGAAACACAGGAGACTAAAACACCTTTGCAAGTCAGATTAAACCAGCTTGGCAAAATACTTGCTGTAATTTGTATTGCTATATGCAGTGTAATAGTAATATTGGGAATAATTAGAAAACAAAATATCTACGACATGTTTATGATAGGAATAAGTTTAGCAGTTGCAGCAATTCCTGAAGGTCTTCCTGCTGTTGTAACAATTACCTTGGCAATAGGGGTTCAGCGCATGGCAAAGAAAAATGCACTTGTAAGAAAGCTTTCATCTGTTGAGACCTTAGGGTGTGTAAATGTTATTTGTTCAGACAAAACAGGAACTTTGACAGAGAACAAGATGACTGTGAAAAGGATAGAGACAGTTGACATGAGCATAGAGGTTGAAGGGACAGGGTATGATTTGAAAGGAAGGATTCTTTTAAACGGCCGAATTGTAAAAAATCAGCTTCTTGATTACATAATGATGTGTGCTGTTAACTGCAATAATGCAGAGTTAGAAAAAATAAGAAATGACTTAAAAACAAGCGGTGACCCAACTGAAATAGCACTTTTAGTTTTAGCAAAAAAATATAAAGAGTATATAAAAAGAGAAGAAAAAGTGGCAGAAATACCTTTCGATTCTAACAAACGGTATATGGGTGTGACAGTAAAATATGGTGATAGCAGTATTTTATTTATCAAGGGTGCGTTTGAGAGCTTGATTGGAAGATGCAAGTTTTATATGTGTCAAGATGGGACAATAAAAGAACTTACCTCCTATGAAAAGAGGATAATTGCCAAGAAAAATGAACTGATGTGCAGTGCAGCATTGAGAGTTTTGCTTATGTGCATGAAATTTAATTCACAAGATGTAGATGATATGATTTTTTTGGGGCTTGTTGGAATGATAGACCCACCCAAAAGAGGTGTCAAGCTGGCAATTAGCAAGGCAAGAAAAGCTGGAGTTAAAACAGTTATGATAACAGGTGACCATAAACTTACAGCGTTTGCAATAGCAAGGGAACTTGGAATTGCAGAAAGCTTTGAAGAGGTGGTCACAGGCGAAGAACTTGAAAAGGATGAGAAGTTTATCGAAAAGAATATTGACAATATTTCGGTATTTGCAAGGGTAGACCCACTTTGCAAACTAAAAATTGTAAGACTTTTAAAAAGAAAAGAGAACATTGTTGCCATGACAGGTGATGGAATAAATGACGCACCAGCAGTCAAAGAAGCAGATATTGGTATCGCCATGGGAATAAGTGGGAGTGATGTTACAAAAGAAGCTGCTTCAATGATATTGCTTGACGATAATTACGCCACAATTGTTCATGCTATTGAAGAGGGAAGAATTATCTATGACAACATAAAAAAGTTTGTTAAATATCTTCTTGCTTGTAATATTGGCGAGGTATTGATAATGCTTTTTACCTCAATATTAAATTTGCCAATTGCCCTCTTGCCCATGCAAATTCTATGGGTAAATCTTGTGACAGATGGTCTTCCAGCAGCAGCTCTTTCTCTTTCCAAAGGTGATGAAGACTTAATGAGAAGACCGCCAAGACCAAAAAAAGAAAGCCTTTTTGCAGGTGGACTGATGCAAGAAATAGTATTAAGAGGGCTTTCAATCGGCATATTTGCAACCTTGTCGTTTTACTTACCTCTTTTTAAAGGCTATGACCTCACAACGGCAAGAACAGTTGCATTTGCTACACTTGTAATATCTCAGCTCATTTTTGCCTTTGAGTGTTCGACAAATAAAAGGAATGTATTTTCAATGTTGTTCGGAAACATATACCTTTTAATTGCTGTAATTTCATCGTTTGTTTTATTTTTACTGGTAATATATATACCACAGCTGGGTATAGTATTTGAGGTAAGTCCCTTGAAAAGTCTTGAATGGGGTATCATCATAATCTGTTCATTATTTCCATCTTTGCTTCATAATATATTTGCAAAAAATATCTAA